The sequence below is a genomic window from Dyadobacter chenwenxiniae.
TGCGCCACGCGCTTTCTCACAGAATTATAGGCCAAATGCAGCAAACGCTCCTCGCGGTCTTTGATCTCATTGGAAAGCATCCGTATAAATTTTGAAGACACTTCACGGTTTCCCTGCAAGAGATTGAAAAAATCATCTTTGGGAATCATGGAAACTTCCGCTTCCTCCAATGCAATGGCGCTTTCCTGGTAAGCTTCGCCTTGCAAAAGGTCAATGTAGCCGAAAAAATCACCTTCTTTAAACAGGTCTGTTATATACTCCTTGCCGCTCCCGTTTGATTTATAGGCTTTTACCTTTCCTTTCTGCAAGAAAAAAACGCAGGACGGAAAACTGCCTTCTGTATAAATGGTTTCTTTTTTGCGCAATGTTTTTACCTTCTTATCTTCGGCGAGCTTGGCGATCAGGTCAAAGGATTTGGCTTCTTCAATGAACTGGTCCAGACCTTTTGCCGAGCGCTCGAACTGGCGTTTGAGCCTTTCGCTTTTTTTGAGACGCATTTCCACAATGTTGAGCAGTTCTACGTCGTCATAGGGCTTGGTCAGGTAATCGTCGGCGCCCATGGTCATGCCTCTGCGGTAATCTTCTTTTTCAGCTTTGGCAGTCAGGAAAATGAAGGGAATGTTGGCTGTGTGCTCATCTTTGCTGAGCAGGTGCAACACGCCGTAACCATCCAGCTCGGGCATCATAATATCACAGATGATCAGGTCGGGGTTGAATTCATTGGTCAGGTGCACGCCTTCTTTACCGTTTTGGGCGGTGATCACCTTATAATTGGCCAATTCAAGGATTTCAGCCGTATTTTCCCGCATTTCGGGGTTATCCTCGATCAATAGTATTTTTTTAGCTTCCACAATTGGTGTTGAGTTGGGATTAATCCATTTTTACCTGCGCGGGCATCACATTGGGCAGATATACAAAAAACGTTGTGCCTTTTCCTGTTTCACTCGAAAAAGTGACATTGCCACCCATCAGGGTCACATAATCTTTGACAATGTTCAGCCCCAGGCCCGTTCCCTGCGTGGCGCCCGCATTGTGTGCGCGAAAAAACCGGTCGAATACATTGGGCTGGTCTTTTTCAGGAATTCCAATTCCTTCGTCATGCACTGCCATATCCACGTGATCCGCCTCAGCATTAATCTTTAATGTTATTTCCTTGCCCGCGTCTGAATACTTGATCCCGTTGGAAAGCAGGTTAAAAAGGATATTGCGGAGCAACTGCTTATCCAGCCAAACCTCCGTATTACCCGTGTATTGCAAGTGAATTTGCTGTTTTTCCTTACAAAGGCCCTGGATCTCGTCGATGAGGTTTTTGCAAAAATCTTCCAGCTCCACCTGCACCGGAATGCTATGCACACGGCCTTCTTCCAATTTGCCTATCGACAGAAAATCATTCAGGATCTCGGTCAGGTTCGTAACCGCTGATTTGATTCTTTTTACATGCTTTTGCCGCTTTTCTTCTTCTTCCGTGGTGCCGTAACGTCCTATCAACGAGGCAGATGATAGGATGGTGGCCAGCGGCGTCCGGAATTCGTGGGAGGCGATCGTGACGAACTGGCTCTTCATATTGTTGAGCTCCTTTTCCTTTTTCAATGCGCGTATGACTTCTTCCTGCGAATCTTCCACTTTTTTGACGGCTTCCGCCAGTTCTCTTGTGCGTTGTTCAACCCTTTCTTCCAGTTCCGCATTCA
It includes:
- a CDS encoding response regulator, which translates into the protein MEAKKILLIEDNPEMRENTAEILELANYKVITAQNGKEGVHLTNEFNPDLIICDIMMPELDGYGVLHLLSKDEHTANIPFIFLTAKAEKEDYRRGMTMGADDYLTKPYDDVELLNIVEMRLKKSERLKRQFERSAKGLDQFIEEAKSFDLIAKLAEDKKVKTLRKKETIYTEGSFPSCVFFLQKGKVKAYKSNGSGKEYITDLFKEGDFFGYIDLLQGEAYQESAIALEEAEVSMIPKDDFFNLLQGNREVSSKFIRMLSNEIKDREERLLHLAYNSVRKRVAQALVTLVQRYQEDKAKPFSMSITREDIASMVGTATETVIRTLSDFKEERLIDMKGSLITVFEYEKLARMRN
- a CDS encoding PAS domain-containing sensor histidine kinase produces the protein MLDALFKHATEGIVVVDKAGAIVMLNPKAKELFGYPDLDLIGKKIETLIPQRFAANHVHYRDHYLEAPRARGMGHLMDLFARKFDGSEFPVEVSLSPFQTSDGEFVVSFVIDITERKKQENRIREANLEIQKLNAELEERVEQRTRELAEAVKKVEDSQEEVIRALKKEKELNNMKSQFVTIASHEFRTPLATILSSASLIGRYGTTEEEEKRQKHVKRIKSAVTNLTEILNDFLSIGKLEEGRVHSIPVQVELEDFCKNLIDEIQGLCKEKQQIHLQYTGNTEVWLDKQLLRNILFNLLSNGIKYSDAGKEITLKINAEADHVDMAVHDEGIGIPEKDQPNVFDRFFRAHNAGATQGTGLGLNIVKDYVTLMGGNVTFSSETGKGTTFFVYLPNVMPAQVKMD